Proteins encoded by one window of Chondromyces crocatus:
- a CDS encoding acyl carrier protein: MSDAKQTVKTFILRHFRGHELKDDEDIFGSGFVNSLFAMQLITFIEGEFKIRVENDDLDVQNFQTINAVTTLVERKLGGASSSSATASAD; this comes from the coding sequence ATGTCGGACGCCAAGCAGACCGTCAAAACCTTCATTCTTCGTCACTTCCGCGGCCATGAGCTGAAGGACGACGAGGACATCTTCGGCTCGGGCTTCGTGAACTCCCTCTTCGCGATGCAGCTCATCACCTTCATCGAAGGCGAATTCAAGATTCGCGTCGAGAACGACGACCTCGACGTGCAGAACTTCCAGACGATCAACGCCGTCACCACGCTCGTCGAACGGAAGCTCGGCGGGGCCTCCAGCAGCTCGGCCACAGCCAGCGCAGACTGA
- a CDS encoding type I polyketide synthase: MTNDPLLQLIQKLTPEKRALLGGLLQPGPEPIAIIGMGCRFPGGADTPEALWDLLRDGRDAITDLPADRVPETSGEPRPTEGAPGSYRGGYLERIDGFDADFFGIVPLEAKRMDPQQRLLLEVSWEALESAGQRPDRLAGSATGVFVGIGANEYMFLQLDQRDPASIGDAFLCTGNASSIAAGRISHRLDLRGPSLSVDTACSSSLVAVHLACQSLRQRECTMAIAGGVSLVVSPLSTLIASKLMAMAPDGRCKAFAAGADGFVRGEGCGIVVLKRLSDALAAGDTIHAVIRGTVVNQDGRSSSLTAPNGLAQEALLRKALEVAGVQPADVGFVEAHGTGTALGDPIEVQALGAVLSEGRPLDRPVLVGSIKANLGHLETAAGVASLMKAVLCLKHGEVPPQIHVEEKNPHIPWDELPVTLPGVLTPWQASEGKARIAGVSSFGFSGTNAHVILEEAPATTASTAVRASQLLALSAHTPSALERVTDRLADHLEQHADQHIADIASTHVLGRAALPYRRTLVCNDRQDALTALRARDPRRVLTSAQPASDTPVVFLFPGLGEQYVDMARALYDAEPRFRARIDACATLLEPHIGLDLRSELYPASSASTPAAQPSGIDLRRMLLGGAGGKDAPSSAIDRTFLAQPAIFSVEYALASLLMDWGVKPREMIGYSIGEYTAACIAGVLPLEDAATLVGRRARLIEGLPQGAMLAVPLPRAEALPLLGSDLSLSGSNAPTMSVIAGPIDGIQRLEEQLTERNITFRRLRTTHAFHSTMMAPLREQFIEMVRGFRLSAPRIPYLSNVTGTWITPAQAVDPDYWVAHLCQEVRFADGLTELSRKGRRILLEVGPGQTLGSFALQQTQEGAVPPITLPTLRSAYDRQPDVAFLQRTLGRLWQAGGSIDWEAYHEGLRRRSVSLPTYPFERRRHWSELSRSTPAALSLPATTAPNEKRPLDDWFYVPSWKRSLLPTRGQHDASTNSVLIFADARLAPPLAARLHALDGKVTLVSPGAEYSRTESGHYTIDPRSSAQHHSLFSDLRARNALPTAIVHLWMTDPEAVSPGAAPSESALALGFYSPLFIAQALADLAPTAPVHLMLVSTHLQAVRGDEAVRPERAVLLGPCKVIPQEHRTVRCTSVDLDIDAHAAGSATTQLDQLVAELRTDVRDAIVAYRGPHRWVQTLDPVQLSPSTGTPSRLRQQGTYLITGGMGGVGLAIATYLARTVKARLALVGRSPLPAREQWNDWLATHDSTDATSQKLQAIREIEALGGEVLPLIADVTHAEQVKSALEQSIARFGALHGIVHAAGDFGGNLIVRKSPEETTRIIAPKVHGLLHLDHALAGRQLDLFISCSSLTGVVGGPGQVDYVAANAFLDAFAHSRSGRPTATLSLNWDDWKDVGAAFKIGGPRDFAAWREEHYQTAMTTAEGIEVLKRALAHDLPQVIVSTRLLGPRMEELGRMTHAEDLEQFGQRFRTARPRPALGTTYVAPRTPMERRLTEIWQDLLGVDPVGIHDDFADLGGHSLIATQLVSRLREAYRLDIPLRRVFESPTISDLAQLIESLLVARIQELSPAEVAQHLGPKPAAAGEVTTPPRPDQAASPPAAPRPLARRYTLPNGLEIHHLGKAETDHFYDDIFVKRVYYKNGIQLAPSATVFDVGANIGLFTLFVGQVCPTARVFSFEPAPPVFEILRNNATRHQVNATLINTGVSNRSRTAELTFYPSSSGMSSFYANLQEEQEVFRAILHNQQRADKTGMESVMEHLEELIEERFKSETFSCHLRPLSDVIREHGVERIDLLKVDVQKSELDVLEGIDPADWPRIQQVVLEVHDIDGGLDKAMNALRAHGFQVVAEQDDLYENSPIYNLYGTRPGSG, from the coding sequence ATGACCAACGATCCCTTGCTTCAGCTGATCCAGAAACTCACGCCGGAGAAGCGCGCCTTGCTCGGTGGGCTCCTCCAGCCTGGACCGGAGCCCATCGCGATCATCGGGATGGGGTGCCGCTTCCCTGGAGGCGCCGACACGCCGGAGGCGCTCTGGGACCTGCTGCGGGACGGGCGTGACGCCATCACGGATCTCCCTGCAGATCGCGTCCCGGAAACCAGCGGTGAGCCCCGGCCGACCGAGGGTGCCCCGGGCAGCTACCGCGGTGGCTACCTGGAGCGCATCGACGGCTTCGACGCCGACTTCTTCGGCATCGTTCCCCTCGAAGCCAAGCGCATGGATCCCCAGCAACGGCTGCTCCTCGAGGTGAGCTGGGAAGCCCTCGAGAGCGCTGGCCAGCGCCCGGATCGACTCGCCGGTAGTGCGACCGGGGTCTTCGTCGGCATCGGCGCCAACGAGTACATGTTCTTGCAGCTCGATCAGCGCGACCCGGCGAGCATCGGTGACGCATTCCTCTGCACCGGCAATGCCTCCAGCATCGCCGCCGGCCGCATCTCCCACCGCCTCGACCTCCGGGGCCCGAGCCTCTCCGTGGACACGGCCTGCTCGTCCTCCCTCGTCGCCGTGCACCTCGCCTGCCAGAGCCTGCGGCAACGGGAGTGCACCATGGCGATCGCTGGCGGCGTCAGCCTCGTCGTCTCGCCCCTCTCCACCCTCATCGCCTCCAAGCTCATGGCCATGGCACCGGACGGCCGTTGCAAGGCCTTCGCGGCAGGCGCGGACGGTTTCGTCCGTGGCGAGGGCTGCGGCATCGTCGTCCTCAAGCGCCTCTCCGACGCGCTCGCCGCAGGTGACACCATTCATGCCGTCATTCGCGGCACGGTCGTCAACCAGGATGGCCGCAGCAGCAGCCTCACGGCGCCGAACGGCCTCGCGCAGGAGGCGCTCCTCCGGAAGGCCCTCGAGGTCGCTGGCGTCCAGCCGGCAGACGTCGGGTTCGTCGAGGCCCACGGCACCGGCACGGCGCTCGGGGATCCCATCGAGGTCCAGGCCCTCGGCGCCGTACTCTCCGAGGGGCGCCCCCTGGACAGGCCGGTCCTCGTCGGCTCGATCAAGGCGAACCTCGGCCACCTCGAGACGGCCGCTGGCGTCGCCAGCTTGATGAAGGCCGTCCTCTGCCTGAAGCACGGCGAAGTGCCCCCCCAGATCCACGTCGAGGAGAAGAACCCACACATTCCCTGGGACGAGCTGCCGGTCACGCTCCCCGGAGTCCTGACGCCCTGGCAGGCGAGTGAAGGAAAGGCCCGCATCGCTGGCGTCAGCTCCTTCGGGTTCAGCGGGACGAACGCCCACGTCATCCTGGAAGAAGCACCGGCGACGACTGCGTCCACCGCAGTCCGAGCTTCTCAGCTCCTCGCGCTCTCCGCACATACCCCGTCCGCGCTCGAGCGCGTCACCGATCGCCTCGCGGATCACCTGGAGCAGCACGCCGACCAGCACATCGCCGACATCGCTTCCACCCACGTGCTCGGACGGGCAGCCCTCCCGTACCGTCGCACCCTGGTCTGCAATGACCGTCAGGACGCGCTCACGGCGCTCCGAGCACGCGATCCACGTCGTGTGCTCACCAGCGCACAACCTGCGTCGGACACCCCGGTCGTGTTTCTCTTCCCGGGCCTCGGCGAGCAGTACGTCGACATGGCCCGCGCGCTCTACGACGCAGAGCCGCGTTTCCGCGCGCGCATCGACGCGTGCGCGACACTCCTCGAACCTCACATCGGCCTCGATCTGCGGAGCGAGCTCTACCCCGCGAGTTCCGCGTCGACGCCCGCCGCGCAGCCCTCGGGCATCGATCTACGCCGCATGCTCCTCGGTGGCGCCGGGGGCAAGGACGCGCCCAGCTCCGCCATCGACCGCACGTTCCTCGCCCAGCCCGCCATCTTCTCCGTCGAGTATGCGCTCGCCAGCCTCCTCATGGACTGGGGCGTGAAACCCCGCGAGATGATCGGCTACAGCATTGGCGAGTACACCGCGGCCTGCATCGCCGGCGTCCTCCCGCTGGAAGACGCCGCCACCCTCGTGGGCCGCCGGGCTCGTCTCATCGAAGGACTGCCCCAGGGAGCCATGCTGGCCGTCCCTCTGCCTCGCGCCGAAGCGCTCCCCTTGCTCGGTAGCGACCTCTCCCTCTCCGGGAGCAACGCGCCGACCATGAGCGTCATCGCTGGACCCATCGACGGCATCCAGCGCCTCGAAGAGCAGCTCACCGAGCGGAACATCACCTTCCGTCGCCTCCGCACCACCCACGCCTTCCACTCGACGATGATGGCTCCCCTCCGGGAGCAGTTCATCGAGATGGTGCGCGGGTTCCGCCTCTCGGCCCCGCGCATCCCGTACCTCTCCAACGTCACCGGGACATGGATCACCCCTGCCCAGGCCGTCGATCCTGACTACTGGGTCGCCCACCTCTGCCAGGAGGTCCGGTTCGCCGACGGGCTCACCGAGCTGTCCCGCAAAGGGCGCAGGATCCTGCTCGAGGTCGGCCCGGGGCAGACCCTCGGCAGCTTCGCACTCCAGCAGACTCAGGAAGGCGCGGTGCCTCCCATCACCCTCCCCACGCTGCGCAGCGCCTATGACCGACAGCCGGACGTCGCCTTCCTCCAGCGCACCCTCGGGCGACTGTGGCAGGCCGGCGGGAGCATCGACTGGGAGGCCTACCACGAGGGCTTGCGACGTCGCAGCGTGTCGCTACCCACCTATCCATTCGAGCGCAGACGCCACTGGTCCGAGCTCTCCCGCTCGACGCCCGCTGCCCTTTCCCTCCCCGCAACGACGGCGCCGAACGAGAAGCGGCCCCTCGACGACTGGTTCTACGTTCCTTCCTGGAAGCGGTCCCTGCTGCCTACCAGGGGTCAGCATGACGCCTCGACGAACTCGGTGCTGATCTTCGCCGACGCGCGGCTCGCACCCCCGCTCGCAGCGCGTCTCCACGCGCTGGACGGCAAGGTCACGCTCGTCAGCCCGGGCGCGGAGTATTCGCGAACGGAATCCGGGCATTACACGATCGATCCTCGCTCCAGCGCGCAGCATCACAGCCTCTTCAGCGACCTCCGAGCGCGGAACGCGCTCCCGACGGCGATCGTTCATCTCTGGATGACGGATCCCGAGGCGGTATCCCCAGGTGCAGCGCCGTCCGAGAGCGCGCTGGCCCTGGGCTTCTACAGCCCCCTCTTCATCGCTCAGGCGCTCGCAGACCTCGCTCCCACGGCGCCCGTCCACCTGATGCTCGTCTCCACACACCTGCAGGCCGTCCGTGGCGACGAAGCCGTGCGGCCCGAGCGTGCCGTCCTCCTCGGCCCCTGCAAGGTGATCCCTCAGGAGCATCGCACCGTCCGCTGCACCAGCGTCGATCTCGACATCGACGCCCACGCCGCGGGCTCGGCGACCACGCAGCTCGACCAGCTCGTCGCCGAACTCCGAACCGACGTCCGCGACGCCATCGTCGCCTACCGCGGACCGCACCGCTGGGTGCAGACCCTCGATCCCGTCCAGCTCTCGCCCAGCACCGGCACGCCCTCTCGCCTCCGCCAGCAAGGCACCTACCTCATCACGGGCGGCATGGGTGGCGTCGGCCTCGCCATCGCCACCTACCTCGCCCGCACGGTCAAAGCGCGCCTGGCCCTCGTGGGCCGCTCACCCCTCCCCGCACGAGAACAGTGGAACGACTGGCTCGCCACCCATGATTCCACCGATGCGACGAGCCAGAAGCTCCAGGCCATCCGCGAGATCGAGGCCCTCGGCGGAGAGGTCCTTCCCCTCATCGCCGACGTGACCCACGCCGAGCAGGTGAAGAGCGCCCTTGAGCAGAGCATCGCCAGGTTCGGCGCGCTCCACGGCATCGTCCACGCCGCGGGCGACTTCGGTGGCAACCTCATCGTGCGCAAGTCTCCAGAAGAGACCACCCGCATCATCGCCCCCAAGGTCCACGGCCTCCTGCACCTCGACCACGCGCTCGCCGGTCGCCAGCTCGATCTGTTCATCAGCTGCTCCTCGCTGACGGGTGTCGTCGGTGGTCCTGGCCAGGTCGACTATGTCGCGGCCAACGCCTTCCTCGACGCCTTTGCTCACAGCCGCTCCGGGCGACCGACGGCCACCCTCTCGTTGAACTGGGACGACTGGAAGGACGTCGGCGCTGCTTTCAAGATCGGCGGCCCTCGCGATTTCGCGGCCTGGCGAGAGGAGCACTACCAGACGGCCATGACCACGGCCGAAGGCATCGAGGTCCTGAAGCGGGCCCTGGCCCATGATCTCCCGCAGGTCATCGTGTCCACTCGTCTGCTGGGGCCACGCATGGAGGAGCTGGGTCGAATGACCCACGCCGAGGATCTGGAGCAGTTCGGCCAGCGCTTCCGGACGGCAAGGCCACGCCCCGCGCTCGGTACGACCTATGTCGCGCCGCGCACCCCGATGGAGCGCCGGCTCACCGAGATCTGGCAGGACCTGCTCGGGGTCGACCCCGTCGGCATCCACGATGATTTTGCCGACCTCGGTGGCCACTCGCTGATCGCCACGCAGCTCGTCTCCCGCCTCCGGGAGGCCTACCGGCTCGACATCCCCCTGCGCCGCGTCTTCGAATCCCCGACCATCTCCGACCTGGCCCAGCTCATCGAGTCGCTGCTCGTCGCACGCATCCAGGAGCTCAGCCCGGCAGAGGTCGCCCAGCACCTCGGCCCGAAGCCAGCCGCCGCAGGTGAGGTCACCACGCCACCACGCCCCGACCAGGCGGCGAGCCCTCCGGCCGCCCCCCGTCCGCTGGCGCGCCGCTACACCCTGCCCAATGGCCTCGAGATTCACCACCTGGGGAAGGCCGAGACGGACCACTTCTATGACGACATCTTCGTCAAGCGGGTCTACTACAAGAACGGCATTCAGCTGGCCCCTTCGGCCACGGTCTTCGATGTCGGCGCCAACATCGGCCTCTTCACCCTCTTCGTGGGCCAGGTTTGCCCGACGGCCCGCGTTTTCTCGTTCGAGCCGGCCCCCCCCGTCTTCGAGATCCTCCGCAATAACGCCACCCGCCATCAGGTCAATGCGACCTTGATCAACACGGGCGTCTCCAACCGATCGAGGACCGCGGAACTCACCTTCTACCCGAGCTCCTCGGGCATGTCGTCGTTCTACGCGAACCTGCAAGAGGAGCAGGAGGTCTTCCGCGCCATCCTCCACAACCAGCAGCGCGCCGACAAGACCGGCATGGAGAGCGTCATGGAGCACCTCGAAGAGCTGATCGAGGAGCGGTTCAAGAGCGAGACCTTCAGCTGCCACCTCCGCCCGCTGTCGGATGTGATCCGCGAACACGGCGTCGAGCGCATCGATCTCTTGAAGGTCGACGTCCAGAAGAGCGAGCTGGACGTCCTCGAAGGCATCGACCCGGCCGACTGGCCCAGGATTCAACAGGTCGTCCTCGAGGTCCACGACATCGACGGTGGGCTCGACAAGGCCATGAATGCCCTGCGGGCCCACGGCTTCCAGGTGGTCGCGGAGCAGGACGATCTCTACGAGAACTCGCCCATTTACAACCTCTACGGCACTCGCCCTGGATCAGGCTGA
- a CDS encoding 3-hydroxyacyl-CoA dehydrogenase family protein, translated as MNIVGVVGAGVMGAGVAQNLAQTGHQVILVDIDEGQLGRARDTIHQGVRMQLLFKKAPSNEGPEQVLSRVETTTDLERLTAASFVIENVTEKWEIKRPLYGDLDRICAPSCVIAANTSAIPITRIGAATKRPAQIVGIHFMNPVPMKRVVEVIRGYHTSEETLETTRALLTRMGKEQVLVNDAPGFVSNRVLMLTINEAIYLLHEQVASAEDVDRVFKGCFGHPMGPLETADLIGLDTILLSLEVLHDSFSDSKYRPCPLLRKLVDAGLHGRKTGRGFYPYG; from the coding sequence ATGAACATCGTAGGCGTTGTAGGTGCCGGCGTGATGGGCGCCGGCGTGGCGCAGAACCTGGCCCAGACCGGTCACCAGGTCATTCTCGTCGACATTGACGAGGGGCAGCTCGGCCGCGCCCGAGACACCATCCACCAGGGCGTCCGGATGCAGCTCCTGTTCAAGAAGGCCCCTTCGAACGAAGGGCCGGAGCAGGTCCTCTCTCGCGTGGAGACCACGACCGACCTCGAGCGCCTCACGGCCGCCTCGTTCGTCATCGAGAACGTCACGGAGAAGTGGGAGATCAAGCGCCCGCTGTACGGTGACCTCGACCGGATCTGCGCGCCATCCTGCGTCATCGCCGCCAACACCTCGGCCATTCCCATCACCCGGATCGGCGCCGCGACGAAGCGTCCTGCCCAGATCGTCGGCATTCACTTCATGAACCCCGTTCCGATGAAGCGGGTCGTGGAGGTGATCCGCGGCTACCACACCTCCGAGGAGACACTCGAGACCACGCGCGCCTTGCTCACCCGCATGGGCAAAGAGCAGGTCCTGGTCAACGACGCGCCGGGTTTCGTCTCGAACCGCGTCCTCATGCTCACCATCAATGAGGCGATTTACCTGCTCCACGAGCAGGTCGCCTCGGCGGAGGACGTGGATCGCGTCTTCAAGGGGTGCTTCGGACACCCCATGGGCCCCCTGGAGACAGCGGATCTCATTGGCCTGGATACCATCCTTCTCTCGCTGGAGGTCCTCCACGACAGCTTCAGCGACAGCAAGTACCGCCCCTGTCCCCTGCTCCGGAAGCTGGTCGACGCGGGCCTGCACGGACGCAAGACCGGTCGCGGGTTCTACCCGTACGGCTGA
- a CDS encoding acyl-CoA dehydrogenase family protein — protein MEWTDSQTTQREAFDAFIKEHVLPHAGTWDREERMPSAAIQALAATGYLGALVPREMGGAGFDALTFGLLNETLGRGCSSLRSLLTVHTMVIHAIDRWGTRTTRERWLPAFARGASLGAFGLTEPQAGSDPGAIETTAEERGDTLILNGRKRWITFGEIADVLLIFARCQGAPCAVLVEADRPGVSRTPIRGMLGTRASMLAEIDLVNCEVPRENLLARHGFGLSHVAQSALDWGRYSVAWGSVGIAHAALEASARYTEERVQFGTKLRDHQLIRAMLTEMHVQTKAAALLCWNAGRLKDQRHPSAILETSIAKYFAARAAMRAATDAVQIHGASGCSADQPVERLLRDAKIMEIIEGSNQLHQISLADYASRTSPL, from the coding sequence ATGGAATGGACCGATTCGCAAACGACGCAGCGTGAAGCCTTCGACGCATTCATCAAGGAGCACGTCCTCCCCCATGCCGGCACCTGGGACCGCGAGGAGCGCATGCCCTCCGCGGCCATCCAGGCGCTGGCCGCGACGGGTTACCTCGGCGCGCTGGTCCCACGAGAGATGGGCGGCGCAGGGTTCGACGCGCTCACGTTCGGACTTCTGAACGAGACCCTCGGGCGAGGCTGTTCCTCGCTGCGCAGCCTGCTCACCGTCCACACGATGGTCATCCACGCCATCGACAGGTGGGGGACCCGAACGACGCGCGAGCGCTGGCTCCCGGCGTTCGCTCGGGGCGCATCCCTGGGCGCCTTCGGCCTCACCGAACCCCAGGCTGGCAGCGACCCGGGCGCCATCGAGACGACCGCCGAGGAGCGAGGGGACACCTTGATCCTGAACGGCCGGAAGCGGTGGATCACGTTCGGCGAGATCGCCGATGTGTTGCTCATTTTCGCCCGTTGCCAGGGCGCCCCCTGCGCCGTCCTCGTGGAGGCCGACCGGCCCGGGGTCAGCCGCACGCCCATCCGCGGCATGCTCGGCACCCGGGCTTCCATGCTCGCCGAGATCGACCTCGTCAATTGTGAGGTCCCGCGGGAGAACCTCCTGGCACGGCACGGCTTCGGCCTGTCGCACGTCGCGCAGTCGGCACTCGACTGGGGCCGCTACAGCGTGGCCTGGGGCTCGGTGGGCATCGCGCATGCCGCCCTCGAAGCGAGCGCGCGGTACACGGAAGAGCGGGTCCAGTTCGGCACGAAGCTCCGCGACCACCAGCTCATCCGGGCCATGCTCACCGAGATGCACGTGCAAACCAAGGCGGCTGCGCTCCTGTGCTGGAACGCCGGACGCCTCAAGGACCAGCGGCACCCCTCGGCGATCCTGGAGACCTCCATCGCCAAGTACTTCGCCGCGCGCGCCGCCATGCGCGCCGCGACCGACGCGGTGCAGATCCACGGCGCGAGCGGGTGCAGCGCCGATCAGCCCGTCGAGCGGCTCCTCCGCGACGCCAAGATCATGGAGATCATCGAGGGCAGCAACCAGCTCCA